In Humulus lupulus chromosome 6, drHumLupu1.1, whole genome shotgun sequence, a single genomic region encodes these proteins:
- the LOC133785477 gene encoding uncharacterized protein LOC133785477, with translation MGLVDELRSLGSHYTRTNNQADGARIYSKLDRIFKNEAWMDLFPDSIAFIKWDLISDHYFCIIKAISAVNSGFKPFRFFNMWSEHEGFKDAVMQSWNKSINAHGLEGIMRKLRRLTHVLQQFNRREIGDVEHKFNLAKEAYNSAQCQLQHDPHSAEFQSEERATFENFVQQARYYNSYLRQRSKINWLRFGGDNTAYFHACLKQRKASNRITSFINDAGQINEKFEDVVAHFLNHFRSIMGSQSKATVPIQR, from the coding sequence ATGGGGTTGGTGGATGAACTTCGATCTCTTGGTTCGCATTACACTCGGACCAATAACCAAGCTGATGGGGCTAGAATATATTCTAAACTGGACCGTATCTTTAAGAATGAAGCTTGGATGGATTTGTTTCCTGATTCTATAGCATTTATAAAGTGGGATTTAATTTCCGATCACTATTTTTGTATTATTAAAGCTATTTCAGCTGTGAACTCTGGTTTTAAACCTTTCCGATTCTTCAATATGTGGAGTGAACATGAAGGGTTCAAAGATGCTGTTATGCAAAGCTGGAACAAGTCGATAAATGCACATGGTTTAGAAGGAATTATGAGGAAGTTGAGGAGGCTAACACATGTCCTTCAGCAGTTCAATAGAAGGGAGATTGGTGATGTTGAGCACAAGTTTAATCTTGCCAAAGAGGCTTACAATTCTGCCCAATGCCAACTACAACATGACCCTCATTCAGCTGAATTTCAAAGTGAGGAACGGGCTACTTTTGAGAATTTTGTTCAGCAAGCCAGGTACTATAATAGTTATCTTAGACAAAGAAGCAAAATCAACTGGCTTAGGTTTGGGGGTGATAATACAGCCTATTTTCATGCTTGTTTGAAGCAGAGGAAGGCTTCTAATCGAATTACTTCGTTTATTAATGATGCTGGGCAGATTAATGAGAAGTTTGAGGATGTAGTGGCTCACTTCTTAAATCATTTTCGGAGTATCATGGGTAGTCAAAGTAAGGCTACTGTTCCTATTCAAAGATAG